A region of Salvelinus namaycush isolate Seneca chromosome 9, SaNama_1.0, whole genome shotgun sequence DNA encodes the following proteins:
- the LOC120053825 gene encoding carbonic anhydrase 5B, mitochondrial-like isoform X1 has protein sequence MVALSSIVNPLARHLQRHIIKQTKGQRLIPVRRCNLTACSSKYVLSALHPMWQGPLVAPGGNRQSPIDIRVRKSVFDPHLKPLTPDYDPRTCSQIWNNGYSFLVEYDDTTDKSTLKGGPLEDNFRLCQFHFHWGESNAWGSEHTVDRRLFPAELHMVHWNSDKYSRFEEAVMEENGLAVIGVFLKIGKRHEGLQKLVDVLPAVRHKDSVVEFTRFDPACLLPTNIDDYWTYAGSLTTPPLTEAVTWIIMKQHIEVSHDQLAVFRSLLFTSAEEEVQKSMVNNFRVQQSLQGRTVRSSFTPFLKEEQPAKGPHTGH, from the exons ATGGTGGCTCTCTCATCGATCGTAAACCCACTTGCCCGGCATCTGCAAAGACATATCATCAAGCAAACTAAAGGTCAACGGTTGATACCTGTGAGAAGATGCAACCTCACTGCATGTTCAAGCAAATATGTGCTTTCAGCGT TGCATCCGATGTGGCAGGGACCACTTGTTGCTCCTGGGGGCAACAGACAATCTCCTATCGATATTCGGGTGCGCAAGAGTGTCTTTGATCCGCATCTCAAGCCGCTGACCCCGGATTACGACCCCAGGACATGTTCACAGATATGGAACAACGGGTACTCATTCCTGGTTGAGTACGATgacaccaccgacaaatcca cACTTAAAGGGGGTCCTCTGGAGGATAACTTCCGGCTGTGTCAGTTCCACTTCCATTGGGGGGAGAGCAACGCATGGGGCTCTGAGCACACAGTGGACCGCCGCCTCTTCCCTGCTGAA CTCCACATGGTCCACTGGAACTCTGATAAGTACAGCCGGTTTGAGGAGGCGGTGATGGAGGAGAATGGACTGGCTGTTATCGGGGTTTTCCTCAAG ATAGGGAAGAGACACGAGGGACTGCAGAAACTAGTAGATGTCCTACCTGCTGTCAGACACAAG GACAGTGTTGTTGAGTTCACTAGGTTCGACCCAGCCTGCCTACTGCCCACTAACATTGATGATTACTGGACGTATGCAGGGTCACTGACCACGCCTCCTCTGACCGAAGCAGTGACCTGGATTATCATGAAGCAGCACATCGAAGTCAGCCATGACCAG CTGGCTGTGTTTCGGAGCCTTCTCTTCACCTCAGCAGAGGAGGAGGTGCAGAAGAGCATGGTCAACAACTTCCGTGTGCAGCAGTCGCTGCAGGGCCGCACTGTGCGTTCCTCGTTTACCCCCTTCCTGAAGGAGGAGCAACCTGCAAAGGGTCCACACACAGGCCACTGA
- the LOC120053825 gene encoding carbonic anhydrase 5B, mitochondrial-like isoform X2, which translates to MLFGNWTIIANLRMQEAGEYTMKMHPMWQGPLVAPGGNRQSPIDIRVRKSVFDPHLKPLTPDYDPRTCSQIWNNGYSFLVEYDDTTDKSTLKGGPLEDNFRLCQFHFHWGESNAWGSEHTVDRRLFPAELHMVHWNSDKYSRFEEAVMEENGLAVIGVFLKIGKRHEGLQKLVDVLPAVRHKDSVVEFTRFDPACLLPTNIDDYWTYAGSLTTPPLTEAVTWIIMKQHIEVSHDQLAVFRSLLFTSAEEEVQKSMVNNFRVQQSLQGRTVRSSFTPFLKEEQPAKGPHTGH; encoded by the exons ATGTTATTTGGGAATTGGACTATTATTGCCAATTTAAGAATGCAGGAAGCTGGAGAGTACACTATGAAAA TGCATCCGATGTGGCAGGGACCACTTGTTGCTCCTGGGGGCAACAGACAATCTCCTATCGATATTCGGGTGCGCAAGAGTGTCTTTGATCCGCATCTCAAGCCGCTGACCCCGGATTACGACCCCAGGACATGTTCACAGATATGGAACAACGGGTACTCATTCCTGGTTGAGTACGATgacaccaccgacaaatcca cACTTAAAGGGGGTCCTCTGGAGGATAACTTCCGGCTGTGTCAGTTCCACTTCCATTGGGGGGAGAGCAACGCATGGGGCTCTGAGCACACAGTGGACCGCCGCCTCTTCCCTGCTGAA CTCCACATGGTCCACTGGAACTCTGATAAGTACAGCCGGTTTGAGGAGGCGGTGATGGAGGAGAATGGACTGGCTGTTATCGGGGTTTTCCTCAAG ATAGGGAAGAGACACGAGGGACTGCAGAAACTAGTAGATGTCCTACCTGCTGTCAGACACAAG GACAGTGTTGTTGAGTTCACTAGGTTCGACCCAGCCTGCCTACTGCCCACTAACATTGATGATTACTGGACGTATGCAGGGTCACTGACCACGCCTCCTCTGACCGAAGCAGTGACCTGGATTATCATGAAGCAGCACATCGAAGTCAGCCATGACCAG CTGGCTGTGTTTCGGAGCCTTCTCTTCACCTCAGCAGAGGAGGAGGTGCAGAAGAGCATGGTCAACAACTTCCGTGTGCAGCAGTCGCTGCAGGGCCGCACTGTGCGTTCCTCGTTTACCCCCTTCCTGAAGGAGGAGCAACCTGCAAAGGGTCCACACACAGGCCACTGA